Proteins from a single region of Sesamum indicum cultivar Zhongzhi No. 13 linkage group LG5, S_indicum_v1.0, whole genome shotgun sequence:
- the LOC105162074 gene encoding aldehyde oxidase GLOX1-like: protein MKISSTTNLLKSLVVLSLLFYYATADEVSPHTVSRYRRNNPKHRSENNGHEPGATKTRGSKAKKGLFGGMGLGFLFGNDRQQTMEGSDEELDTSDIASTEYRGSWKIDSENAGVSAMHVQLMPNNKAVWFDSTSNGLSEIQNNPPFCKPRFGGRQTDPPQDCTAHGVEYDIETGQVRPLKVGSSPWCSSGGLGQKGNLVSTGGDKDGFKAVRNLNLCPNCDFEENPRALFANRWYATQHTLEDGSFIVVGGRNAFNYEIIPSDSLQFTPRMTELALLEDTTDDGGRENNLYPFVNLLPDGNLFVFANYKSIVLNPNTGETIRNLPDLPGGSRNYPASGMSALLPINLDIDENSVPKIEVLICGGNTHEAYTFSDLQQPKRTFLPALRDCGKLNLNEENAKWEIEQMPSRRVMGDMLLLPTGDVLMINGAQAGTSAWNSADIPNLTPVLYSPNKKRGERFQELNPTTIPRMYHSVSVVLPNGQILVAGSNTNAFYMLEKYNDDFRFPTELRVEKFSPPYLDPALEKYRLEILEEESDKQLKYGGEFNVAIGQTEENVKQSNIKVTMYSPPFTTHGYSMNQRLLVLKMKEVAKGHISVVAPPSGTLAPPGHYLLFVVHHGVPSHGMWVHIAQ from the exons ATGAAGATTTCATCTACAACTAACTTGTTGAAATCTCTGGTTGTTCTGTCCCTCCTCTTCTACTATGCCACCGCCGATGAGGTGAGTCCCCACACCGTCAGCCGTTACCGGAGGAACAACCCGAAACATCGTTCCGAGAACAATGGCCACGAACCAGGCGCCACCAAGACTAGAGGTTCAAAGGCCAAGAAAGGGTTATTTGGCGGTATGGGATTGGGATTCTTGTTTGGCAATGACAGACAACAGACAATGGAAGGAAGCGATGAAGAACTGGACACCAGCGACATTGCCTCCACTGAATACCGCGGCTCGTGGAAGATCGACTCTGAAAATGCTGGAGTTTCTGCCATGCACGTACAGTTGATGCCCAATAACAAGGCTGTTTGGTTCGACTCGACGAGTAATGGTTTGTCAGAAATCCAGAACAACCCTCCTTTCTGCAAGCCAAGGTTCGGGGGAAGACAAAcagatcctccacaggattgCACAGCTCATGGAGTAGAGTATGACATTGAGACAGGTCAAGTCAGACCCCTCAAG GTGGGTTCCAGCCCATGGTGCTCATCCGGAGGCCTGGGACAAAAAGGAAACCTTGTCTCCACAGGTGGCGATAAGGATGGCTTCAAAGCCGTAAGAAATTTGAATCTATGCCCAAACTGTGACTTCGAGGAAAATCCAAGAGCTCTCTTTGCCAATAGATGGTATGCTACTCAGCATACCCTGGAAGACGGCAGCTTCATTGTAGTGGGCGGCCGTAACGCATTCAACTATGAAATCATCCCCTCAGACAGCCTGCAATTCACGCCTAGAATGACAGAGCTTGCCCTCCTGGAAGATACTACAGATGATGGAGGAAGAGAGAACAATCTCTACCCCTTTGTCAACCTCCTTCCCGATGGAAACCTCTTCGTTTTCGCCAACTACAAGTCCATTGTTCTCAACCCTAATACAGGAGAGACCATTCGCAATCTCCCTGATTTACCTGGCGGCTCACGCAACTATCCAGCATCAGGGATGTCGGCCCTCCTCCCCATCAACCTCgatattgatgaaaattctGTCCCTAAAATCGAAGTGCTCATTTGTGGAGGCAACACGCATGAGGCATACACATTCTCCGACTTACAGCAGCCAAAGAGAACTTTCCTCCCTGCGTTGAGAGATTGTGGAAAGCTCAATCTCAACGAAGAAAACGCTAAGTGGGAAATAGAACAGATGCCTTCAAGGCGTGTGATGGGGGACATGCTGCTTCTACCCACTGGAGATGTGCTAATGATCAATGGAGCACAGGCGGGTACTTCAGCCTGGAATTCTGCTGACATTCCCAATCTCACTCCGGTTCTCTACAGCCCCAACAAAAAGAGAGGTGAAAGGTTCCAGGAGTTGAACCCAACCACCATTCCCAGGATGTACCACTCAGTTTCCGTAGTTCTGCCCAATGGGCAAATTCTGGTGGCAGGCAGCAACACTAACGCCTTCTACATGTTGGAAAAATACAATGATGATTTTCGGTTTCCTACTGAACTTAGGGTTGAGAAATTTTCCCCTCCATACTTGGATCCGGCATTGGAGAAGTACCGCCTTGAGATATTGGAAGAAGAATCAGACAAGCAGTTGAAGTATGGAGGTGAATTCAATGTGGCGATTGGACAGACCGAAGAAAATGTTAAGCAGTCGAATATCAAGGTCACGATGTACTCCCCGCCCTTCACTACGCATGGATACTCTATGAACCAGAGATTGCTCGTTTTGAAGATGAAGGAAGTAGCGAAAGGGCATATTTCAGTGGTGGCTCCACCATCCGGGACGCTGGCACCGCCTGGCCATTATCTTCTGTTTGTTGTTCACCATGGTGTTCCAAGCCACGGGATGTGGGTGCACATTGCTCAGTAG
- the LOC105162073 gene encoding aldehyde oxidase GLOX1-like: MRISSTTNLLKSLVVLSLLFYYATGDEVSPHTVSRYRRSNPTHRSQNNGHEPGATKTAGSKGKKGAFGGTRFGFLFGNNRQQPTDETEEELEINEIATTKYRGSWKIDSENAGVSAMHVQLMPNNKAVWFDSTSNGLSEIQNNPPLCKPRFGGRNTDPPQDCTAHGVEYDIETAQVRPLKVGSSPWCSSGGLGQNGNLVSTGGDKDGFRAVRNLNPCPNCDFEENARALFANRWYATQHTLEDGSFIVVGGRNAFNYEIVPSDSLQFTPKMIELALLEDTTDDGGRENNLYPFVNLLPDGNLFVFANYKSIVLNPNTGETIRNLPDLPGGSRNYPASGMSALLPINLDIDENSVPKVEVLICGGNTREAYTFSDLQQPKRTFLPALKDCGKLNLNKENAKWEIEQMPSRRVMGDMLLLPTGDVLMINGAQAGTSAWDAADIPNLTPVLYSPKKKKGKRFQELAPTTIPRMYHSVSVVLPNGQILVAGSNTNAFYKMEKYNDDFRFPTELRVEKFSPPYLDPALEKYRLEILEEQSNKQLKYGGEFNVAIGQTKGKIKKSNVKVTMYSPPFTTHGYSMNQRLLILKVKEVANRHISVVAPPSGTLAPPGHYLLFVVHRGVPSQGMWVHIAQ; this comes from the exons ATGAGGATTTCATCTACGACTAACTTGTTGAAATCTCTGGTTGTTCTGTCCCTCCTCTTCTACTATGCCACGGGCGATGAGGTGAGTCCCCACACCGTCAGCCGTTACCGGAGGAGCAACCCGACCCATCGTTCCCAGAACAATGGCCACGAACCAGGCGCTACCAAGACTGCAGGTTCCAAGGGCAAGAAAGGGGCATTTGGCGGTACGAGATTCGGATTCTTGTTTGGCAATAACAGACAACAGCCAACGGATGAAACCGAAGAAGAACTGGAAATCAATGAGATTGCCACTACTAAATACCGAGGCTCGTGGAAGATCGACTCTGAAAATGCTGGAGTTTCTGCCATGCACGTACAGTTGATGCCCAATAACAAAGCTGTTTGGTTCGACTCGACGAGTAATGGTTTGTCAGAAATCCAGAATAATCCTCCTTTGTGCAAGCCGAGGTTTGGAGGCAGAAATAcagatcctccacaggattgCACAGCTCATGGAGTAGAATATGACATTGAGACAGCTCAAGTCAGACCCCTCAAG gTGGGTTCCAGCCCATGGTGCTCATCTGGAGGCCTAGGACAAAATGGAAATCTTGTCTCCACAGGTGGCGATAAGGATGGCTTCAGAGCGGTAAGAAATTTGAATCCATGCCCAAATTGTGACTTCGAGGAAAATGCAAGAGCTCTCTTTGCCAATAGATGGTATGCTACTCAGCATACCCTAGAAGACGGTAGCTTCATTGTGGTGGGCGGTCGTAACGCATTCAACTATGAAATCGTCCCATCAGACAGCCTGCAATTCACGCCTAAAATGATAGAGTTGGCCCTCCTGGAAGATACTACGGATGATGGAGGAAGAGAGAACAATCTCTACCCCTTTGTCAACCTCCTTCCCGATGGAAACCTCTTCGTTTTCGCCAACTACAAGTCCATCGTTCTCAACCCTAATACTGGAGAGACCATTCGCAATCTCCCTGATTTACCTGGCGGCTCCCGCAACTATCCAGCATCAGGGATGTCGGCCCTCCTCCCCATCAACCTCGACATTGATGAAAATTCTGTCCCTAAAGTCGAAGTGCTCATTTGTGGAGGCAACACCCGTGAGGCATACACATTCTCCGATTTGCAGCAGCCAAAGAGAACTTTTCTCCCTGCATTGAAAGACTGTGGAAAGCTTAATCTCAATAAAGAAAACGCTAAGTGGGAAATTGAACAGATGCCTTCAAGGCGTGTGATGGGGGACATGCTGCTTCTACCCACTGGAGATGTGCTAATGATCAATGGAGCACAGGCAGGTACTTCAGCCTGGGATGCTGCTGACATTCCCAATCTCACTCCGGTTCTTTACAGccccaagaaaaagaaaggcaaAAGGTTCCAGGAGTTGGCCCCAACCACCATTCCACGGATGTACCACTCAGTTTCCGTAGTTCTGCCCAATGGGCAAATTCTGGTGGCAGGCAGCAACACTAACGCCTTCTACAAGATGGAAAAATACAATGATGATTTTAGGTTTCCTACTGAACTTAGGGTTGAGAAATTTTCCCCACCATACTTGGATCCGGCACTGGAGAAATACCGCCTTGAGATATTGGAAGAACAATCAAACAAGCAGTTGAAGTATGGAGGTGAATTCAATGTAGCGATTGGACAGACAAAAGGAAAGATTAAGAAGTCGAATGTCAAGGTCACAATGTACTCCCCGCCCTTCACTACACATGGATACTCTATGAACCAGAGATTGCTGATTTTGAAGGTGAAGGAAGTAGCGAATAGGCATATTTCTGTGGTGGCTCCACCATCTGGGACGCTGGCACCGCCTGGCCATTATCTTCTGTTTGTTGTTCACCGTGGTGTTCCAAGCCAGGGGATGTGGGTGCACATTGCTCAGTAG